In Longimicrobium sp., a single window of DNA contains:
- a CDS encoding APC family permease: SAPARWAVSLAVIWGATAINLRGAFRVGRVSVFAGAFIVAGFLAFALAAIPNISHVPWRPFSTGGEFGVGALGVALSTVLWNYLGWDNASTVQGEVVDAERTYPRALFLTLPLVTLGYVVPLMAGLGASDGTTWREGGWPQIAEQAAAFGGRWIGGWLALGGMVSALALFNSLLMAYSRIPLVMAADGLLPAALAKTDGRGTPRNAVLVSAVFYSVFSLFSFGHLVTADVLLYSLALMMEFAALIALRVREPGLRGPFRLPVGTAGVVVVAAVPAIVLTVVTILNLRDPEYGAPAVLSALAVAAVGPALYAVARRSRQT; the protein is encoded by the coding sequence GAGCGCGCCGGCGCGCTGGGCGGTGTCGCTCGCGGTGATCTGGGGCGCCACGGCCATCAACCTGCGCGGCGCCTTTCGCGTGGGCCGCGTATCCGTCTTCGCCGGTGCCTTCATCGTGGCGGGATTCCTGGCGTTCGCGCTGGCCGCCATCCCCAACATCTCGCACGTGCCGTGGCGGCCCTTCAGCACCGGCGGGGAGTTCGGCGTGGGCGCGCTGGGCGTGGCGCTCTCCACCGTGCTGTGGAACTACCTGGGGTGGGACAACGCCTCGACGGTGCAGGGCGAGGTGGTGGATGCGGAGCGCACCTATCCGCGGGCGCTCTTTCTGACGCTGCCGCTGGTGACGCTGGGATACGTGGTTCCGCTGATGGCGGGATTGGGGGCAAGCGACGGAACGACGTGGCGGGAGGGCGGCTGGCCGCAGATCGCGGAGCAGGCGGCGGCGTTCGGGGGGCGGTGGATCGGGGGATGGCTGGCGCTGGGCGGGATGGTGAGCGCGCTGGCCCTGTTCAACTCCCTGCTGATGGCGTACTCGCGCATTCCGCTGGTGATGGCCGCGGACGGGCTGCTCCCCGCCGCCCTGGCGAAGACGGACGGGCGCGGGACGCCGCGGAACGCGGTGCTGGTGTCGGCCGTGTTCTACTCGGTGTTCTCGCTCTTCTCGTTCGGCCATCTGGTGACGGCCGACGTGCTGCTGTACTCGCTGGCGCTGATGATGGAGTTTGCCGCGCTCATCGCACTGCGGGTGCGCGAGCCGGGGCTGCGCGGACCGTTCCGGCTGCCGGTGGGAACGGCGGGCGTGGTGGTGGTGGCGGCGGTTCCCGCCATCGTGCTGACGGTGGTGACCATCCTGAACCTGCGTGATCCGGAGTATGGCGCCCCCGCCGTTCTTTCGGCGCTCGCGGTCGCGGCGGTCGGCCCGGCGCTGTACGCCGTCGCGCGGCGCAGCCGGCAGACCTGA